The DNA region cccttacttcattTTCATCCATCAGAAGGTTGCCAGTCTTGAGGTCCCGGTGAATTATATTATTTTGGTGCAAATAGTTCATTCCCTTGGAGACATCAATCGCTACTTTTAGCAAAGATGGAAGCTTAAATACACCCCTTTGTTTGTGCAGAAAGTCATATAAGCTTCCTCTAGACATAAATTCTGATAAAGGCATAAACAGAAGCACATAAGAATTGAATTATCAGGTGACCGAATAAGGCACCCAAATCATTTTAGAAATTAAAGTACTTGATCATAACATAAATAGATAATTGGAAATATTATAGAGATTCTAAAACTAGTATAACTCATCACAAAAGTTAGAAATATAAATAGAAATAAGGAAGCTTGTGCATGAGGCTTCCACTTGTGGGTGTGGAGAGGGTCAAATGTACACAGACTCCGCTATAAGCAGAAAGGCTGTTTCTACAACTAAAACTCATGACCACACCTCACAATGCAGTAACCTTGTCATTACACCAAGACTCACCCTAAAATTAATAGTATGAAACTTAAATATACGACATCATAAATGCTTAGTTCTCTCCTATTTACCAGTAACAATACAAAGATTCGGTGTCCGAGTACATGCGCCAATGAACTGAACAACATTCTTGTGTCTAATCTTCCTGCAATCAAAGATAATTGATGAAGGAAGATTTCAAAGAACTAAGAAACAAAAATCTCCGTAATGGGAAACAAAAGCTCCAGCAATAATATCCAATTATCCAGTTAAGCAAACAAACCTCATGATATAAACTTCCTGTGCAAACTCTTTCAGCATATCTGTACTTATGCGTTCAGGTTTAAGAACTTTGATAGCCACATCTTGACTGCAATATGTGCCTCTGTACCTAAGGAAGTTCAACGAAAGAGGTAGAAAGAGacattaactaaaaaaaaaagcattttaGAGTTCAAAAAGATATATTGTCAAACAGAAATAACTCACAAGTCACCAAATGACCCAGAGCCAACTTTGGTTTCATATTTAAGCTGGTTGGCATCAATTTCCCAGACATCAGCTCCATCACATGGTATTTGTATACAATGAGGGGAAGGTTCCATCCCTGTCTGGCATTGTTCATTGGCAGCATAAAGTACGCCCTGATTTGACACATATTGCTCCTGCAGACCAAACAAGACATTTCATATCAATGAGTTTTAAACACAGATAAATGCATTTTAGCAGGGTATAAGAGTGAAAATAACAGATCTTGTCATTCAAATTGATATCAGCTCctttttttataagtcaaacTGAAGATCTCATCTTCCCTTCTTAATTTTGAAAAGGTGTCATTGTATCATAGTATCTAGcaagaaaattaatatatttctgaaaaatctagaaatttgtattttgaaataattaactGAGAGAGAAGATACCTTTATCttaaaaatttccttttccaaTATACCTTTAAGCTCCTCAGTTTCCTGAAGACAAATGGAAAACACAATAAAAGTAAGATGCTATTTGGATATAGAAAAGACAATTGAAAAAAATGCACATAAAAGTTAAATATTAGCTCAGGCAAAGCCAAAAATCATATGAACACGCACAAAAACTCCATGTAACACAATCAATGGATTGTGAAGTAGAAGATTCAAAATTTGCATGAATTTACATCACAGCCAGATATTATTGCTAGAAACTGTTACATGAGGAAACAAatgaagggggggggggggaattgcAGGACTCCACATCGCCAGAGAAAAAGAGAACTCTACAAAATGTCATCACATTTGAGGGTGACAAAAGAATCTTCAAAACTTCCTTTAATATTTTACTGAAATAACAATACTATCATGTTGCGGAAACCAACTGTATGAGCATTAACAAAGCTTGTATTGGAAATTTAAGGATATTTCTTTTTTACAAATTCAGAAACTACAACCTCTTCTGGTATCAAGATGTTCAAAGGCATACGTGAAGTCACTGCTCAACGATTTTAATCCTACCTCATTAGGCCATCCCTCAACGACAAAGACATCCAAAGAAAACCCATCAGAAGTGGAAAATGCATGAGCTTCTTGAATATTCAGTCCAATCTCCCCAAGAATTGAAGTTAACTGAAGTGCAAAGTAAAGGGTGAGAAACAGCACATAATGGCAAATACAGTTGTTCAATCttataattcaaaaaaaaaattaattttaatccaTTTTCAGTGTAAAAATATTTATAGACTATCACCCAATAATGTTTAGCACATCATTTAATGAATTTGACAAGCTCTGTGAGTCATAACATTGTCAAATTCACTAAAGGATGTGAACACACATCACTAGACGGAAAAGAATTTACAGTACAAATGTAGTATGTACTCCCTCAATTATAATAATGACACATATCTCATGCATggtatttttttcaaattaaaataaagaaaaaatgttCAAAGTAATTATTATAGAAAGAAGAAGTACAGTGTGTTCAAAATTTGTGTTCCATTAGATGACAGTGTAAAACCTCTTTCAACAAATAATGCATAAAAATAGATTAACTCAGAAACTCCAAACATTTTGATTCTTATGCAATGAATAATCAATTGAGTTAACCCTGAGTTTGCAAGATAAACATTGAAGCAGTCCTCTCATGGATCAAAACCTGGAAGTTTCCTTGAAAGTTATCAGATCCAGGTTATGACAGTTTTGAACATAATTGGAATTTCCGCTTTTCAATTTAAGAAAtagcatatgaaataggctTCGGGTATCATCACAACCAAGAAAAAGTTTAAGAGTACCGTCCTAGACTTTTAGTTCATGGGGGTAGGTAAAGATTAACAGGTGTCATGTTATTCAATCATGCATACTTTTCTTACACATTAATACGTTTATAAACGGTATATATAATCTGTGTGAAAAATGAATTACTTACAGCAGATAAATAAAACAACTTTCAACTTATAGTTTTAAATTCCTATGTTTGACAGCATTCATAGAAATTGGTAAGAAATATGTTCATAGGTGATACAAAAGGCAATGACAAGCCAGAATTCCTTCCCGGACAGCAATTGGCGAGAGCCTAGAAGTTCTCTAACAAAATCAACTGCCCAGAAAAGCAAGAGCTATGGGCTATTATAGTTTGGATGCTGAGGAATACagtagaaaataaataaaatgatgaTAATACACAAAAATATCACCCCATAATTTAAATACAACATTATacaaaagtttcaaaaaaattaaaataaaatcagaaTTACCACCTGACTTAGGAGTTTAGGCTTGTCAACTGTTGAAAAGGTAATCTCGTGCATAGGCCTAAAACATAGTAAGTGACAATATTAGCACCAGTTAAAATTTTAAACAGTAATACATTTATTAACTGCAATAAGCTAATGGAAACAAGAATGTTTCCACCCTGGAAAAAATAACTATAGAGAGCCTCTACGATCTAGAGTGCTACAGACTTAGAGCCCACATCCTTGTGAGAGATATAAATATATTGTCTTCTCATTTACTGATTCTACAATCACTTTTTCTATATATCATACTACAGCGATGATCACATTTTATGAAAAGATGAAAACAAAGCATAATTGCATATTCCCCTACCAACTGCACATGGAAAATATTGTTGTGAAAAATGAGTGAGATTTTATCCTTGTCAATATATCAACCTCATCATAAAATTCACTCTTCTACTTGATCAATATAACACGCTTTTTAACAACACTAACTGAAGCCAGAGAAAGTAAGCGAGCCTATTTGCAACATCTGTACTAAAAGAACAACAGTCCAAAATGATGAATTAATTAAAACGTATACCGGTGAAAATATTGTGCCGCACCCATAGCACTGCCTCCATCTTCAATGTTATTTTTAGTTGTTTGAAGTGCAAGAGCTTCGAGATTAGAAGATGAACCAAATGTAGGCGGTGGATGAATTCTTTTCGcccaagagagagagagagagcgaaaCGACATTAAACAAATAAATTAATGACACGAACGAAAACATAATATTGATAGGAACAAGAGCAAGGATaataaaaacttaaaaaatgaTTTGGTATGCTTATTGAGCAATGGCAAGGATGGAAAATCAAACCAAATAAACAACGTATGAGCCATACCCCTGCTTAAAAGAATGGTTAAGAGAACTCTGtgcatcttctttctcagaAGGATCTAAATGCATGGAATCATTATGATTTGCACCAGCGAAAGGATATACCTGCATTGAGGATGATACTGATAAGAAAATCTATCTATACTGGCACTAAACTTCTGTGGACTTATTTTAggcatttataaaaacactGATTCCAGAGTTCCATATTTTAGGCCAATAACAGCATACAGTGATCAACAGAGCAGTCAAGGATagtaaaaagggaaaataaaagGCTACAAGCATACTTAACAACTTGTAGAATACTGAATTCCTAATTATATGGGGGAAAACATTTAGGCTTAACCGAAGCTAGTAAAAAGACTAACTATAGAACTTCAAGAACTGTATAGATTAATAGGCATCATATTAATAAGAGAATGTACTATGCTGGAAAAACATTTCGCCTTAATTAAAATTCACGAAAATATTGACTACATGACAaggaaccaattatcccaaaagcttaagctgttgggtaagggccacatgaatggttttatattattattccTAACACTACACAGAACATTAATAACCTTATAGCAAAATGATCATGTAATTGTGATGTGATATTAACTTAACAAAATTAGTAGCAGTTTAATCTGTGTGTGTTTATACCTGTACTAATCGAACTTGAAATGCCGGGCGATTAGCAGGGTCCTCAGCCAACTTGAGCAATCTCTTGTGAGCAAGAACATCTTCAGCCCTCTCCACATTGACATCCAACGCGTACCTATGTAGTAGCAATCAGAGTGACCAACCACGAGACTCGTACAAAAACCACTCTGGCAAATCCACTTACAGAGGTAAAGTAAAAACAAACAATACTCAgctattttcttcttccttattTTCCCAATTCTCATCATACAgttcaaaaacaacaacaaacaaactTGAATTGCagcaaattaaacaaaaataaaaaaacgatAGTAAGAAATTCTCGAAGGAAGGGGAATTGAAGACCTAGCAGGGAGTCGATTGAAGTGAAGCCAAAGCTGATCATCGAAGCCAGGAACATGAGCCTCATCGCAATCGGAATCCTGAATTCGACGAAGAACCTCATTGTAGACCTCGAGTTTCTGGCGGTGGTGGCGAGGATTTGGATGCGACGACTGCACCGCTCTGCTTCCGCAGCTTTCAATGTCATGCTCAATCACCATCACTGCCACAGAGCGCGATCAACAACAGTACTCACAGAAGAAGAATCAGAGCGAGAACGAGATCGCGAGAAATTGAAAGAGAAAAACGAAAAcgagagaaaaagaagagggAAGGGAAAGGTGAAAGAGAAGATTCAGTTGACGAAAAACtctttttgatttttaatttaaataattttaattttttccgtTCCAGGTACGAATTGAGTGTTTTTTGGGCTTCGGCGCAGAGTGTTTGTTCCCAGCTATCCACGTCAGCGTGGGTCCCTTTTTTCGCCCAGAATGGACACACGGCAAATTGCAAACTTTGCTGTTTggataatttattaaattaaatattttgtattttttctgTGTTTGGCTTTGTAataatgaagatgaaagatgcttttgtttaaaaataattaagattatAAAAACATGTATAATCGGATTAGGTGGGCCACGTGGGCTTTTGTTTAAGGTTTTATTCGGGGATATGGGTTTGTGACTGTAATCCTTATCCTCTGTCATGAAAAACGTGGCCTACCAAATAATGTAGAATCTTCTCTTTTATCCCACTACCACTGTCTGGGACTTCATTTTGCTAACTCTATCTGAAATGGGGAGAATGAACTTAGTAGATAGAGGTTAGATAATACTTACACACACACTGATTGAGTAATTTGAGGAATTGAGGGTAAGTTGAATTGCAAATGAGAGATTTATTGTATTCGATCAAGGAAGATTATTTACCTAGATATATGTGATCCAAGACAATTATTTTAACCATGACtaatgtttttcaaaattgttATCTTCATTAGTTTATCATTAATAATGGGTGTTTAATAGATGTAATAGTTCAGCACATAAacaggaaaaagaaaacactCATTTGTCAACCACTATCACTTTTAGTGCATTGATGCAATGATATATTTCCTCCTTTTTtcagaaagtttgttgttttgcattattttttaatattctaaaatgtttgttgttttagaaaatcaatgcattttttgctaatttttttcacttataccctcatttaatacattttctctcacttgtcacttttcatattaaccaaccacaactctttcatattaattacattattctctatctaagtataatttaatagttgcaaatcatactagtaaaattaaataagggcaatctagtcaaattatactattaataattattttcttactctttgtgtcacaaccttaaactacaaactttctgcaacggagggagtattaatcTCAGAACCATTAGCTGTGAACTTGGGATAAT from Lotus japonicus ecotype B-129 chromosome 2, LjGifu_v1.2 includes:
- the LOC130740583 gene encoding serine/threonine-protein kinase STY17 isoform X2 → MHLDPSEKEDAQSSLNHSFKQGIHPPPTFGSSSNLEALALQTTKNNIEDGGSAMGAAQYFHRPMHEITFSTVDKPKLLSQLTSILGEIGLNIQEAHAFSTSDGFSLDVFVVEGWPNEETEELKGILEKEIFKIKEQYVSNQGVLYAANEQCQTGMEPSPHCIQIPCDGADVWEIDANQLKYETKVGSGSFGDLYRGTYCSQDVAIKVLKPERISTDMLKEFAQEVYIMRKIRHKNVVQFIGACTRTPNLCIVTEFMSRGSLYDFLHKQRGVFKLPSLLKVAIDVSKGMNYLHQNNIIHRDLKTGNLLMDENELVKVADFGVARVITQSGVMTAETGTYRWMAPEVIEHKPYDQKADVFSFGIALWELLTGELPYSYLTPLQAAVGVVQKGLRPSIPKNTHPRLSELLQRCWKQDPIERPAFSEIIEILQNIAKEVNDTKTDRHKDKSSHHGFLSALKRAHN
- the LOC130740583 gene encoding serine/threonine-protein kinase STY17 isoform X1; its protein translation is MVIEHDIESCGSRAVQSSHPNPRHHRQKLEVYNEVLRRIQDSDCDEAHVPGFDDQLWLHFNRLPARYALDVNVERAEDVLAHKRLLKLAEDPANRPAFQVRLVQVYPFAGANHNDSMHLDPSEKEDAQSSLNHSFKQGIHPPPTFGSSSNLEALALQTTKNNIEDGGSAMGAAQYFHRPMHEITFSTVDKPKLLSQLTSILGEIGLNIQEAHAFSTSDGFSLDVFVVEGWPNEETEELKGILEKEIFKIKEQYVSNQGVLYAANEQCQTGMEPSPHCIQIPCDGADVWEIDANQLKYETKVGSGSFGDLYRGTYCSQDVAIKVLKPERISTDMLKEFAQEVYIMRKIRHKNVVQFIGACTRTPNLCIVTEFMSRGSLYDFLHKQRGVFKLPSLLKVAIDVSKGMNYLHQNNIIHRDLKTGNLLMDENELVKVADFGVARVITQSGVMTAETGTYRWMAPEVIEHKPYDQKADVFSFGIALWELLTGELPYSYLTPLQAAVGVVQKGLRPSIPKNTHPRLSELLQRCWKQDPIERPAFSEIIEILQNIAKEVNDTKTDRHKDKSSHHGFLSALKRAHN